A single window of Polaribacter sp. SA4-10 DNA harbors:
- a CDS encoding ABC transporter ATP-binding protein: MSYFKDILKYEKKYRKFTLLNIVFNIFYALFNVLSVLAFIPVLNILFGKEKKVIIKPIYEGLTSLGSYAENSFNYFIYQKILDEGEISVLLFICILSLSLFFFKNFFRYLASYVITFLRTGIVKDLRDKLYHKIVELPVSYFTEKKKGDIIARMTSDVQEVENSILTSIEVIVREPLTVIISITIMLFMSIKLTLFVFILLPVSGFIISSISKKLKANSVKAQKETGNFLSFIEETLTGLRIIKGFNAEKVIETKFNNSTSSFKQLMTSVFHRQTLASPMSEFLGSATIIAILWYGGVEVINKTSALDSSKFLGYILLFYTVLNPIKLITTTFYNIQKGEASAERIMQILNTENSIKDIQNATVKEDFNTKIEFKNISFKYKKEYVLKDFSLTINKGETVALVGQSGSGKSTLANLITRFYDVNKGDILIDGENIKDITKKSLRDLMGIVSQESILFNDTIANNIKLGAQNANPESVLEASEIANAYEFIKELPAQFETNIGDSGNTLSGGQKQRLSIARAVLKNPPIMILDEATSALDTESEQLVQIALEKMMQNRTSLVIAHRLSTIQKADKILVLKKGKVVEQGKHEELLAKKGEYFKLVTMQSLS, encoded by the coding sequence ATGAGTTATTTTAAGGACATTTTAAAATATGAAAAGAAATATAGAAAATTTACGCTTTTAAATATTGTATTTAATATTTTTTATGCACTCTTTAATGTGCTATCTGTATTAGCGTTTATACCTGTTCTTAATATATTATTTGGTAAAGAAAAAAAGGTAATAATAAAACCTATTTATGAAGGTTTAACTAGTTTAGGTAGTTATGCTGAAAATAGTTTCAACTATTTTATTTATCAAAAGATTTTAGATGAAGGAGAAATTAGTGTTTTATTATTCATTTGTATATTATCACTTTCACTTTTCTTTTTTAAAAATTTTTTTAGATACTTAGCCTCTTATGTAATTACATTTTTAAGAACTGGTATTGTAAAAGATTTAAGAGACAAGTTATATCATAAAATTGTAGAATTACCAGTGTCTTATTTTACAGAAAAGAAAAAAGGAGATATTATTGCAAGAATGACATCTGATGTACAAGAAGTAGAAAACTCAATTTTAACCTCTATAGAAGTAATTGTTAGAGAACCATTAACAGTTATTATTTCAATAACTATTATGCTTTTTATGAGTATTAAATTAACACTTTTTGTTTTTATTTTGTTACCCGTTTCTGGGTTTATTATTTCATCTATCAGTAAAAAATTAAAAGCAAATTCAGTTAAAGCTCAAAAAGAAACCGGTAATTTTTTATCTTTTATTGAAGAGACACTTACAGGTTTAAGAATTATTAAAGGTTTTAATGCCGAAAAAGTAATTGAAACAAAATTTAATAATTCTACCTCTAGTTTTAAACAATTGATGACAAGTGTTTTTCACAGACAAACATTAGCATCACCAATGAGTGAGTTCTTAGGATCTGCAACTATTATTGCCATTCTTTGGTATGGAGGTGTGGAAGTTATAAATAAAACAAGCGCTTTAGATTCCAGTAAATTTCTAGGTTATATTTTGTTGTTTTACACTGTTTTAAACCCAATAAAACTAATAACAACTACATTTTACAATATTCAAAAAGGAGAAGCTTCCGCAGAAAGAATTATGCAAATTTTAAATACTGAAAACAGTATTAAAGATATACAAAATGCTACTGTAAAAGAAGATTTCAATACAAAGATTGAGTTTAAAAATATTTCTTTCAAATACAAGAAAGAGTATGTTTTAAAAGACTTTTCTCTTACAATTAATAAAGGGGAAACCGTTGCATTAGTTGGACAGTCTGGTAGTGGGAAATCTACGCTAGCCAATTTAATTACTCGTTTTTACGATGTAAATAAAGGTGACATATTAATTGATGGAGAGAACATTAAAGACATTACTAAAAAATCTTTGCGAGATTTAATGGGCATTGTTTCTCAAGAATCAATCTTATTTAATGATACAATTGCAAATAATATTAAATTAGGAGCTCAAAATGCAAATCCGGAATCCGTTTTAGAAGCTTCAGAAATTGCAAATGCATATGAGTTTATAAAAGAATTGCCAGCGCAATTTGAAACGAATATTGGAGATAGTGGAAATACACTTTCTGGAGGACAAAAACAGCGGTTATCTATTGCAAGAGCGGTTTTAAAAAACCCACCAATAATGATTTTAGATGAAGCAACTTCTGCTTTAGATACAGAGTCTGAACAATTGGTACAAATTGCCTTAGAAAAAATGATGCAGAACAGAACTTCTTTAGTAATTGCGCATAGGCTTTCTACAATTCAAAAAGCAGACAAAATTTTGGTGCTAAAAAAAGGAAAAGTTGTAGAACAAGGAAAACACGAAGAATTACTTGCTAAAAAAGGTGAATACTTTAAGTTGGTAACCATGCAGTCTTTAAGCTAA
- a CDS encoding phospho-sugar mutase, translating into MTDFLDKAKQWLTSTFDVETQTEVNELINNNPDALADRFYKDMEFGTGGMRGVMGAGTNRINKYTLGRATQGLSNYLIENVKKEQLSVVIAFDCRHNSKKFAKIVADVLSANNIKVFLFEDLRATPELSFAVRHLGCDAGIVLTASHNPPEYNGYKVYWADGGQIVPPHDGRIIGNVNSLDFSEIKFTANEDLIEVIGKDVDDAFINGAVKNGCLSDKIDRKKLKIVFTSLHGTSIVSVPDALDKAGYSDVHIVEEQRIPDGNFPTVKSPNPEEPEALKMATELANKIGADIVIGTDPDCDRLGVAVRDLNGNMKLMNGNQTMVVMTEFLLKKWKEEGKINGNQFIGSTIVSTELVNKAAASYGVETKVGLTGFKWIAKMIRDHESMDFIGGGEESFGYMIGDFVRDKDAVTATLLACEVAAYAKQNGSSFYEELLNIYVRNNFYKEHLISIVKKGMNGAEEIEQMLSDMRNNPLTEIDGEKVETLSDYEASTRKNLITGEITNIDLPKSNVLIYQTESGTRIAARPSGTEPKIKFYFSVNAPLNLKENAVTVEAALDAKIQRIIKEMELN; encoded by the coding sequence ATGACGGATTTTTTAGACAAAGCAAAACAATGGCTTACATCAACATTTGATGTAGAAACTCAAACTGAAGTAAATGAATTAATTAACAATAACCCGGATGCCTTAGCAGATAGATTCTACAAAGACATGGAGTTTGGAACTGGTGGAATGCGCGGAGTAATGGGCGCAGGAACCAATAGAATTAATAAATATACATTAGGTAGAGCAACGCAAGGTTTATCTAATTACTTAATAGAGAATGTAAAAAAAGAACAACTAAGTGTTGTAATTGCTTTTGACTGTAGACATAATAGTAAAAAGTTTGCTAAAATTGTAGCGGATGTTTTATCAGCAAATAATATAAAAGTTTTTCTTTTTGAAGATTTACGTGCAACTCCAGAGTTATCATTCGCAGTTCGTCATTTAGGTTGTGATGCTGGTATTGTTTTAACAGCTTCTCATAATCCGCCAGAATATAATGGCTATAAAGTATATTGGGCAGATGGAGGACAAATTGTACCTCCTCATGATGGTAGAATTATAGGGAATGTAAATTCGTTAGATTTTTCTGAAATTAAATTTACTGCAAATGAAGATTTAATTGAAGTTATTGGTAAAGATGTAGATGATGCCTTTATTAATGGCGCTGTAAAAAATGGTTGCTTATCTGATAAAATAGATAGAAAAAAATTAAAAATTGTTTTCACTTCTTTACACGGAACATCTATTGTTTCTGTGCCGGATGCATTAGATAAAGCAGGATATTCTGATGTTCATATTGTTGAAGAACAAAGAATTCCAGATGGAAATTTCCCAACTGTTAAATCTCCAAATCCAGAAGAACCAGAGGCATTAAAAATGGCTACAGAATTAGCTAATAAAATTGGAGCTGATATTGTTATTGGTACAGATCCAGATTGCGATAGATTAGGCGTTGCTGTAAGAGATCTAAATGGAAACATGAAGTTGATGAACGGTAATCAAACAATGGTTGTTATGACTGAATTTTTACTAAAAAAATGGAAAGAAGAAGGTAAAATTAACGGCAATCAGTTTATAGGTTCTACAATTGTTTCTACAGAATTGGTAAATAAAGCTGCAGCAAGTTATGGCGTAGAAACTAAAGTTGGTTTAACTGGTTTTAAGTGGATTGCCAAAATGATTAGAGACCATGAATCTATGGATTTTATTGGTGGTGGTGAAGAAAGCTTTGGGTATATGATTGGAGATTTCGTAAGAGACAAAGATGCAGTTACTGCAACCTTGTTAGCTTGTGAAGTTGCTGCCTATGCAAAACAAAATGGTAGTTCTTTTTATGAAGAGCTACTAAACATTTATGTCAGAAATAACTTTTACAAAGAACATTTAATTTCTATCGTTAAGAAAGGGATGAATGGTGCTGAAGAAATTGAGCAAATGCTGAGTGATATGAGAAACAACCCATTAACTGAAATTGATGGAGAAAAAGTAGAAACACTCTCAGATTATGAAGCTTCAACAAGGAAGAACTTAATAACTGGTGAAATAACAAACATTGATTTACCAAAATCTAATGTTTTAATTTATCAAACGGAATCAGGAACAAGAATTGCAGCGAGACCAAGTGGTACAGAACCAAAAATAAAATTTTATTTTAGTGTAAACGCTCCATTAAATTTGAAAGAAAATGCGGTTACAGTTGAAGCAGCATTAGATGCTAAAATTCAGAGAATTATTAAAGAAATGGAATTGAATTAA
- a CDS encoding glycosyltransferase family 2 protein, translated as MDISVVIPLLNEEESLQELHDWIAKVMQSNRYLYEIIFIDDGSTDTSWKVIEELSEENKPVKGIRFQKNYGKSQALDAGFSLAQGRVVITMDADLQDNPEEIPELYNLIIDKNFDLISGWKKKRYDNVITKNIPSKLFNAAARKTSGLKLHDFNCGLKAYKNEVIKTVKVSGEMHRYIPVLAKNEGFTKIGEKIVQHQARKYGETKFGMDRFVNGFLDLITISFLSKFGKRPMHIFGLWGTLMFLFGIISAFYIGVYKLYNVFNGVKTILVTNNPWFYIALTSMILGTLLFLAGFIGELIIKTKNNEKHYTIKEKINF; from the coding sequence ATGGATATTTCAGTGGTTATACCGCTTCTAAATGAAGAGGAATCATTACAAGAATTACACGATTGGATTGCAAAAGTTATGCAATCCAATCGTTATTTATATGAAATAATTTTTATTGATGATGGCAGTACAGATACCTCTTGGAAAGTTATTGAAGAACTCTCCGAAGAAAACAAACCTGTAAAAGGAATTCGTTTTCAAAAAAACTATGGAAAAAGTCAAGCATTAGATGCTGGTTTTAGTCTTGCTCAAGGACGTGTTGTAATAACAATGGATGCAGATCTACAAGACAATCCAGAAGAAATTCCTGAACTTTACAATTTAATTATTGATAAAAATTTTGATCTTATTTCTGGTTGGAAAAAGAAGCGTTATGATAATGTTATCACTAAAAATATTCCATCAAAATTATTTAATGCTGCGGCAAGAAAAACTTCAGGATTAAAATTACACGATTTTAATTGTGGTTTAAAAGCCTACAAGAACGAAGTAATTAAAACTGTAAAAGTTAGTGGAGAAATGCACAGGTATATTCCTGTTCTAGCTAAAAACGAAGGTTTTACTAAAATTGGTGAAAAAATTGTTCAGCATCAAGCTAGAAAATATGGCGAAACTAAATTTGGAATGGACCGTTTTGTAAATGGTTTCTTAGATTTAATTACGATTTCGTTTTTATCCAAATTCGGAAAAAGACCGATGCACATTTTTGGACTTTGGGGAACATTAATGTTTCTATTTGGAATCATATCTGCATTTTATATTGGAGTTTACAAACTCTACAATGTTTTTAATGGTGTAAAAACAATTTTAGTTACTAATAATCCTTGGTTTTATATAGCACTTACTTCTATGATATTAGGTACTTTGTTATTTTTGGCAGGTTTTATTGGAGAACTTATAATAAAAACAAAAAACAACGAAAAACATTATACCATTAAAGAAAAAATTAATTTCTAA
- the fsa gene encoding fructose-6-phosphate aldolase has translation MKFFIDTANLDQIKEAQALGILDGVTTNPSLMAKEGITGEANIINHYKEICELVDGDVSAEVISTDFDGMVREGEALAALNPQIVVKLPMIKDGVKACKYFSSKGIKTNVTLVFSAGQALLAAKAGATYVSPFIGRLDDISTDGMNLISEIRLIYDNYGFETQILAASVRNTMHIINCAKLGSDVMTGPLSAIEGLLKHPLTDSGLATFLADYKKGN, from the coding sequence ATGAAATTTTTTATTGACACAGCAAATTTAGATCAGATTAAAGAAGCGCAAGCTTTAGGAATTTTGGATGGTGTAACTACAAATCCGTCTTTAATGGCAAAAGAAGGAATTACTGGAGAAGCAAATATTATTAACCATTACAAAGAAATTTGTGAGTTGGTTGATGGTGATGTTTCTGCGGAAGTTATTTCTACAGATTTTGATGGAATGGTTAGAGAAGGAGAGGCTTTAGCAGCTTTAAATCCTCAGATTGTTGTAAAATTACCTATGATTAAAGATGGTGTAAAAGCATGTAAATATTTCTCTTCTAAAGGAATAAAAACAAACGTGACATTAGTGTTTTCTGCAGGACAAGCTTTATTAGCTGCAAAAGCAGGTGCAACATATGTTTCTCCATTTATTGGACGTTTAGACGATATTTCTACAGACGGAATGAACTTAATTTCTGAGATTCGTTTGATTTATGATAATTATGGTTTTGAAACTCAAATTTTAGCAGCTTCTGTGCGTAATACAATGCATATTATTAATTGTGCAAAATTAGGATCTGACGTTATGACTGGACCTTTAAGTGCAATTGAAGGTTTGTTAAAACACCCTTTAACAGATAGTGGTTTGGCTACGTTTTTAGCAGATTATAAAAAAGGGAACTAA
- a CDS encoding DNA-binding protein — translation MDLQEDFKEGEDNLEEGEATSQEQEMYLKEGDKVSLVIETETGLGYTVLINEEFDGLLFRSEVFQELEENMEVTGYVKNIREDGKIDVSLRPQGFRNVIDSDVEKVMKRLKDSRDGFILITDKSSPDSIRFHMKMSKKAFKKAVGNLYKQKLIDIESDRIVLVKK, via the coding sequence ATGGATTTACAAGAAGATTTTAAAGAAGGAGAAGATAATTTAGAAGAAGGAGAAGCTACTTCTCAAGAGCAAGAAATGTACTTGAAAGAAGGAGATAAGGTAAGCTTAGTAATTGAAACAGAAACTGGTTTAGGGTATACTGTCTTAATTAATGAAGAGTTTGATGGTTTGCTTTTTAGAAGTGAGGTTTTTCAGGAATTAGAAGAAAACATGGAAGTTACCGGTTATGTTAAAAACATACGTGAAGATGGTAAAATAGATGTTTCACTTCGTCCTCAAGGTTTTAGAAATGTTATTGATTCCGATGTGGAAAAAGTGATGAAGAGATTAAAAGATAGTAGAGACGGTTTTATTTTAATAACTGATAAAAGTTCGCCAGATTCTATTCGTTTTCATATGAAAATGAGTAAAAAAGCGTTTAAAAAAGCAGTTGGAAATCTTTATAAACAAAAACTAATTGACATTGAGTCTGATAGAATTGTGTTGGTGAAGAAATAG
- the menD gene encoding 2-succinyl-5-enolpyruvyl-6-hydroxy-3-cyclohexene-1-carboxylic-acid synthase, which translates to MYPRKELAQIVISACYQFNIDTVVVSPGSRNAPLTIGFSNHPEIEVLSVVDERCAAFFALGIAQQTQKPVAIVCTSGSALLNYYPAIAEAFYSDIPLVVISADRPKHLIDIGDGQTIRQENVFENHILFSANLIEDSKLKTENLQLISKALQIAVSQKGPIHINVPFDEPLYETAAVLENFDFSDVIARETKQSVNYKELSKIWNSSTKKMILVGVHYPDTELQQLINHFTEDAAVLILTETTSNLHLKKGVNSIDQLIFSLDEAQFKELQPEVLITFGGMIISKKIKQFLRNFQPKHHWNIDEKKATNTFFCLSEFIKTKPVDFFLNFSKYISKKENDYQQKWLQVRDEKRKKQQQFLEKAPHSDFKVFEQVLESIPTNSQLQISNSSIIRYAQLFSIKETLKVFCNRGTSGIDGSTSTAIGAAFASKKQTVFITGDLSFFYDSNALWNNNIPNDFRIILINNSGGGIFKIIPGPATTNAAKYFETPHCLTAEHLCKMYELDYLQAHSTTTVAAQLKGFYETSEKPKILEIFTPSEENNLILSAYFKHIQ; encoded by the coding sequence ATGTATCCAAGAAAAGAACTCGCACAAATCGTAATTTCAGCTTGTTATCAATTTAATATTGATACGGTTGTTGTTTCTCCAGGTTCACGTAATGCTCCTTTAACTATTGGTTTTTCCAATCATCCAGAAATTGAAGTTTTAAGTGTAGTTGATGAGCGTTGTGCTGCTTTTTTTGCTTTAGGAATTGCGCAACAAACTCAGAAACCTGTTGCAATTGTTTGTACTTCTGGCTCTGCGTTGTTAAATTATTATCCTGCAATTGCAGAAGCTTTTTATAGTGATATTCCGTTAGTTGTAATTTCTGCAGACAGACCAAAACATTTGATTGATATTGGAGATGGACAAACAATTCGTCAAGAAAATGTGTTTGAAAATCATATACTGTTTTCTGCAAACTTGATTGAAGATTCTAAACTTAAAACTGAAAATTTACAACTTATAAGTAAAGCTTTACAAATAGCCGTTTCTCAAAAAGGGCCTATTCATATAAATGTTCCTTTTGATGAGCCTTTGTATGAAACAGCAGCAGTGCTAGAGAATTTTGATTTCTCAGATGTCATTGCGCGTGAAACGAAGCAATCTGTTAATTATAAAGAATTGTCTAAAATTTGGAATTCATCAACTAAAAAAATGATTTTGGTTGGAGTGCATTATCCAGATACTGAATTACAGCAATTAATTAACCATTTTACAGAAGATGCAGCTGTTTTAATTTTAACTGAAACTACTTCTAATTTACACCTTAAAAAAGGAGTAAATTCTATAGATCAGTTAATTTTTTCTTTAGATGAAGCACAATTTAAAGAGTTACAACCAGAGGTTTTAATCACTTTTGGAGGAATGATTATTTCTAAAAAAATAAAACAATTTTTAAGAAACTTTCAACCAAAGCATCATTGGAATATTGATGAGAAAAAAGCAACAAATACCTTTTTTTGCTTGTCGGAATTTATAAAAACAAAACCTGTAGACTTCTTTTTAAATTTTAGTAAATACATTTCAAAAAAAGAGAACGATTATCAACAAAAATGGTTGCAAGTTCGTGATGAAAAACGGAAAAAACAGCAACAATTTTTAGAGAAAGCACCACATTCTGATTTTAAAGTTTTTGAGCAGGTTTTAGAAAGTATTCCTACTAATTCTCAGTTGCAAATTAGTAATAGTTCTATTATTAGATATGCGCAATTATTTAGTATCAAGGAAACATTGAAGGTCTTTTGCAATAGAGGAACAAGTGGAATTGATGGAAGTACAAGTACAGCAATCGGAGCTGCATTTGCATCAAAAAAGCAAACTGTTTTTATTACGGGAGATTTAAGTTTTTTCTATGATAGTAATGCATTGTGGAACAATAATATTCCTAATGATTTTAGAATTATTTTAATTAATAATTCTGGTGGAGGAATTTTTAAGATTATTCCGGGTCCAGCAACGACAAATGCAGCTAAATATTTTGAAACTCCACATTGTTTAACAGCAGAACATTTGTGTAAAATGTACGAGCTAGATTATTTACAAGCACATTCTACAACAACAGTAGCAGCCCAATTAAAAGGTTTTTATGAAACATCAGAAAAACCAAAAATATTAGAAATCTTTACGCCAAGTGAAGAAAATAATTTAATTTTATCAGCATATTTTAAACATATACAGTAA
- a CDS encoding DUF4199 domain-containing protein — MENQANSKNLIINNGVILGVASVLLSLTLYAMGMHLDPHWSTSVISGALFIGLIVFGIKKFKEVNGGFLSWGQGVKIGVGIAIVAALIGVIYNYVFMNFIEPEFMSQIMEVQNQKFLDQGMTEEQIENANEIGKKFQSPGIMAAMGIIGSAIGGFIVSAIAAAIMKKTEEENY; from the coding sequence ATGGAAAATCAAGCGAATAGTAAAAATCTTATAATAAACAACGGTGTAATTCTAGGGGTTGCAAGTGTGTTACTTAGTTTAACTTTATATGCTATGGGTATGCATTTAGATCCACATTGGTCTACATCCGTTATCTCTGGAGCTTTATTTATAGGACTTATAGTTTTTGGAATTAAAAAATTTAAAGAAGTAAATGGCGGTTTTTTATCTTGGGGACAAGGAGTTAAGATAGGTGTAGGAATTGCAATAGTAGCAGCATTAATTGGTGTTATATATAATTATGTTTTCATGAACTTTATAGAACCAGAATTTATGAGTCAAATAATGGAAGTTCAAAATCAAAAATTTTTAGATCAAGGGATGACTGAAGAGCAAATTGAAAATGCGAATGAAATTGGTAAAAAGTTTCAATCTCCAGGAATTATGGCAGCAATGGGAATAATTGGTAGTGCTATTGGTGGATTTATCGTTTCTGCAATTGCAGCTGCAATAATGAAAAAAACTGAAGAGGAAAATTATTAA
- a CDS encoding SDR family oxidoreductase codes for MSKVVLVTGASSGIGKSIATFLSKKGCKVYGTSRNPKEIESFNFELIALDVLNIETIKKATAFIIEKEGRLDVLVNNAGMGITGPIEDTPTEEMRAVFNTNFFGAIDVMKAILPQMRKQKSGTIINVTSIAGYMGLPFRGLYSATKGALELVTESARMEVKSFGINIVNVAPGDFATNIAAGRYHTPVFEKSAYKEKYQENLDLMDSHVVHGMDPIEMAKTVFKIINTKNPKVHYKVGGFMEKFSIVLKRILPDKMYEKLLMNHYKL; via the coding sequence ATGTCTAAAGTTGTTTTAGTTACTGGTGCTTCTTCAGGAATAGGAAAATCGATTGCTACTTTTTTATCTAAAAAAGGATGTAAAGTTTATGGCACAAGTAGAAATCCTAAAGAAATAGAAAGTTTTAATTTTGAATTGATTGCCTTAGATGTTTTAAATATTGAGACAATTAAAAAGGCAACAGCATTTATTATTGAAAAAGAAGGAAGGTTAGATGTTTTAGTAAATAATGCTGGAATGGGAATTACAGGTCCAATAGAAGATACACCTACAGAAGAAATGCGTGCAGTTTTTAATACAAATTTCTTTGGTGCTATTGATGTAATGAAAGCTATTTTACCACAAATGCGTAAACAAAAATCTGGAACAATTATAAATGTAACTTCTATTGCGGGTTATATGGGTTTACCTTTTAGAGGTTTGTATTCTGCAACAAAAGGAGCTTTAGAGTTAGTTACTGAATCAGCAAGAATGGAAGTGAAAAGTTTTGGAATTAATATTGTTAATGTTGCTCCTGGAGATTTTGCAACCAATATTGCAGCAGGACGTTACCATACACCCGTTTTTGAAAAATCTGCATACAAAGAGAAATACCAAGAGAATTTAGATTTAATGGATAGCCATGTAGTTCATGGAATGGATCCTATAGAAATGGCAAAAACTGTTTTTAAGATTATAAATACTAAAAACCCGAAAGTACATTACAAAGTTGGCGGATTTATGGAGAAATTCTCTATTGTTTTAAAAAGAATTTTACCAGATAAAATGTACGAAAAATTATTAATGAATCATTATAAATTATAA
- a CDS encoding YncE family protein yields the protein MRFFLLSIFLLKSIFSFSQFQISSINIHTNDLVYDSNTDRIYVSIPSSNGSNGNSIGIINPSTNELEKTIFIGSEPTVLAIADNGEYIYSGFSGASLVRRFIVSTQTAGLQFSLGTDSFSGSYYAEDIEVMPNKSTTIAVSRKNIGFSPRHEGIAIYDDNKLRSITTPDHSGSNKIEFDSQNSLIGFNNESTEFGLRRHAIDNSGITNTSVTQNVLSGFGVDFIYHGSSSNSKSNNNNNRIYSDNGKVVDITSAPFVIGSFSNIDGPITYDSLNNLVCFANFESGTINFKRFNPNTFLLFDNLTVHQTTEEAKNLITCGNNCYAFNTNDNKIIIIKDSSLGVANIKTNNSISISPNPVIDHITIKNNELISEIAILDISGRLVFNKFNSFNKIYLGNLSSGVYIIKAKYTNNKISTDKIIIK from the coding sequence ATGAGGTTTTTTTTATTAAGCATTTTTTTACTAAAAAGTATATTTTCTTTTTCTCAATTTCAAATATCTTCTATAAATATTCATACAAATGACTTAGTGTATGACTCAAATACTGATAGAATATATGTTTCTATCCCAAGTTCAAATGGATCAAATGGAAATAGTATTGGAATTATAAATCCGTCTACAAATGAATTAGAAAAAACTATTTTTATAGGAAGTGAACCAACTGTTTTAGCGATTGCTGATAATGGTGAATATATTTACAGTGGTTTTAGTGGCGCTTCTCTTGTAAGGAGGTTTATTGTCTCTACACAGACTGCCGGACTGCAATTTAGCTTAGGTACAGATTCTTTTTCAGGGTCTTATTATGCAGAAGATATTGAAGTTATGCCAAATAAGTCAACAACAATAGCAGTTTCTAGAAAGAACATTGGTTTCTCACCACGACATGAAGGAATTGCTATATATGATGATAATAAATTACGTTCTATTACAACACCAGATCATAGTGGAAGTAATAAAATAGAATTTGATTCCCAAAATTCTTTAATAGGTTTTAATAATGAAAGTACAGAGTTTGGCCTTAGAAGACATGCTATTGATAATTCGGGTATTACAAATACAAGTGTAACTCAAAATGTTTTATCGGGATTTGGTGTTGATTTTATTTACCATGGAAGCAGTTCTAATTCTAAAAGTAATAATAATAATAATCGAATATACTCTGACAACGGTAAAGTGGTAGATATTACTAGCGCCCCATTTGTAATCGGAAGTTTTTCAAACATAGATGGTCCAATAACTTATGACTCACTAAATAACTTAGTTTGTTTTGCTAACTTCGAATCTGGCACTATCAATTTTAAACGATTTAATCCAAACACATTTTTACTTTTTGACAACTTAACAGTTCATCAAACTACTGAGGAAGCTAAAAATTTAATTACCTGTGGAAATAATTGTTATGCATTTAATACTAATGACAATAAAATTATAATCATTAAAGATTCTAGTTTAGGAGTAGCTAACATAAAAACTAATAACAGTATAAGTATCTCCCCAAACCCTGTAATAGATCACATTACAATAAAAAATAATGAATTAATAAGTGAAATTGCTATTTTAGATATTTCAGGAAGACTAGTTTTTAATAAATTTAATAGTTTTAATAAAATTTATTTAGGTAATTTGTCAAGTGGTGTTTATATTATAAAAGCTAAGTACACTAACAATAAAATTTCTACAGATAAAATAATAATAAAATAA